One genomic window of Salvia miltiorrhiza cultivar Shanhuang (shh) chromosome 4, IMPLAD_Smil_shh, whole genome shotgun sequence includes the following:
- the LOC131019558 gene encoding F-box protein At5g49610-like has protein sequence MKKMKGHWFANDDIPMNILSRLSTKTLHLFKSVSKDWLNLISDRSFISLQLKRSEPVSGFYFQEVFQWTDDEYVDQCISYINVGVERVNVWCNVLDFLPDNVVVLSLNNGLLCCRTSFPNSHPMIYVCNPLNKQWRSLMWPNNIAKDCSIALAFDPFRDPIDVSTDFKLVAVSRIEEGYKQILVEEDEEEEEEEEYSFFFDIYSSKTRSWRRSKECCKCNHELTKNRGVLADGILYWLVGHGYGILMFDLQNELSWLIPGPLPSAEFTCTPEMCIGESQDKLCYVIISEHGMQLWILEDQFAPKWDLKFHASLDELEGENIAVLYNLEEKIRSRLSRDVIPWMDPLSFKDGVVLLRVSAAVYLYEFGTRRRMKKLCDVSTLGPKAMFSPIVVPYTMSLVPVEQA, from the coding sequence ATGAAGAAAATGAAGGGGCACTGGTTCGCTAATGATGATATCCCTATGAATATACTAAGCCGTTTGTCTACGAAGACATTGCATCTCTTCAAGTCGGTTTCCAAAGATTGGCTGAATCTCATCTCCGACCGCTCATTCATCAGCCTCCAGTTGAAAAGAAGCGAGCCCGTCTCGGGTTTTTACTTCCAGGAGGTATTTCAGTGGACTGATGATGAATATGTAGATCAATGTATTAGCTACATTAATGTTGGAGTGGAGAGAGTGAATGTGTGGTGCAATGTCTTGGATTTCCTGCCTGATAATGTAGTCGTTCTGTCACTCAACAACGGCCTTTTATGTTGTCGAACCTCTTTCCCAAACTCCCACCCCATGATCTATGTCTGCAACCCTTTGAACAAGCAATGGAGAAGTCTAATGTGGCCTAATAATATTGCCAAAGACTGCAGCATAGCCCTTGCTTTTGACCCTTTTCGAGATCCCATTGATGTCTCCACAGATTTCAAGCTGGTTGCGGTGAGCAGGATTGAGGAGGGATACAAACAAATTCTTgtagaagaagatgaagaagaggaggaagaagaagaatataGTTTCTTCTTTGACATATACTCGTCTAAAACTCGTTCATGGAGGAGATCAAAGGAGTGTTGCAAGTGCAATCACGAGCTCACTAAAAACAGAGGTGTTCTTGCAGATGGGATTTTGTATTGGCTGGTTGGTCATGGCTATGGAATTCTCATGTTTGATCTTCAAAACGAGCTGTCTTGGTTGATTCCCGGCCCTCTCCCATCTGCAGAGTTCACTTGCACCCCGGAAATGTGCATAGGAGAATCACAGGACAAACTGTGCTATGTTATAATCTCAGAACATGGGATGCAACTATGGATTCTCGAGGATCAATTTGCACCAAAGTGGGATTTGAAGTTCCATGCATCTTTAGACGAGTTGGAGGGCGAAAACATAGCCGTGTTGTACAATTTGGAGGAGAAGATACGAAGCCGGTTGTCCAGAGATGTGATTCCTTGGATGGATCCTTTGTCTTTCAAAGATGGAGTCGTGCTTCTACGCGTTTCAGCTGCTGTCTATCTATACGAGTTTGGTACGAGGAGGAGGATGAAGAAGCTCTGTGATGTTTCGACTTTGGGGCCCAAGGCCATGTTCTCTCCCATCGTTGTTCCATACACCATGAGTTTGGTTCCAGTTGAGCAAGCATAG
- the LOC131019555 gene encoding putative pentatricopeptide repeat-containing protein At3g15130, with translation MYNLMLLPQLKKFHTSTTTTILRHCVETSNLPKAKAIHAKLIKTSQHESDSLFTHNHLINAYVKCGDTASGLQLFDEMPERNVVSWTALIAGFVQKGFPAETLSLFSDMHRSSIRPNEFTFVSVLHACSFAQTFHLICAFQVFAMVIKFGFENNVYLVNALLTTLIRNAELDEAAKVFEECFNRDIVSWNAVFDGFLKFSCNCIPNFWRRMIFEGVKPDAFTFATVLTGLADLSNLETGLRVHALLIKSGHRSERCVGNALVDMYLKSRRLDEGFAAFEEIPSKDVYSWTQIAAGCLDSGEAVAALRVIGEMRRAGIRPNKFTLATGLNACASLSSLDEGRKMQALAAKLGDEEVDVCVDNALLDMYAKCGHMDSALRVFSSMSERSVVSWTTMIMGYAQNGEAEEALKVFEEMRTRGERPNHITLICVLYACSQGGLVDRGLSYFSSMSREFGIVPREDHYVCVVNLLGRVGRIREAEELVLRIPFEPSAVVWQTLLGACRLHGDVETARRAAELALAVDRDDPSTYVLMSNTFADFEDWGSARTLREWLENRDIKKMPGTSWLEISRGSR, from the coding sequence ATGTACAATCTCATGTTACTTCCTCAACTCAAAAAGTTCCACACATCAACAACCACTACCATTCTGCGCCACTGCGTCGAGACTTCCAACTTGCCAAAAGCCAAAGCAATACACGCAAAGCTCATCAAAACATCCCAACACGAATCAGATTCCTTATTCACCCACAACCATCTCATCAACGCCTACGTCAAATGTGGGGACACCGCGAGTGGCCTCCAActgttcgacgaaatgcctGAGAGGAACGTTGTGTCGTGGACGGCCCTCATCGCCGGTTTCGTGCAAAAGGGCTTCCCTGCCGAAACACTCTCTCTGTTCTCAGATATGCACAGGAGCAGCATTCGCCCCAACGAGTTCACCTTCGTCAGCGTGCTCCACGCTTGCTCTTTTGCACAGACCTTCCACTTGATTTGTGCTTTTCAAGTCTTTGCGATGGTCATCAAGTTTGGATTTGAGAATAATGTTTATTTAGTGAATGCGTTGCTGACTACTTTGATAAGAAATGCTGAGTTGGATGAAGCTGCTAAGGTCTTCGAGGAGTGCTTCAACAGAGATATCGTGTCGTGGAATGCTGTATTCGATGGCTTCTTGAAATTCAGCTGCAATTGCATACCCAATTTCTGGCGTAGGATGATCTTCGAAGGTGTAAAACCGGATGCATTCACTTTTGCCACTGTTCTAACTGGTTTAGCCGACCTTTCGAATCTTGAAACCGGGCTGCGAGTCCATGCCTTGCTCATCAAATCCGGGCATAGAAGTGAGAGATGTGTGGGGAATGCTTTGGTCGACATGTACTTGAAAAGTAGAAGATTAGACGAAGGTTTTGCAGCGTTCGAGGAGATCCCATCGAAGGATGTTTACTCTTGGACTCAGATAGCAGCTGGTTGTCTGGACTCCGGGGAGGCAGTGGCGGCGCTCAGGGTGATCGGAGAGATGAGGAGGGCCGGGATCCGGCCTAACAAGTTCACCCTAGCAACGGGGCTCAACGCGTGTGCTAGCTTATCGAGCCTTGATGAAGGGCGGAAAATGCAAGCTCTGGCGGCTAAACTAGGCGATGAAGAAGTTGATGTCTGTGTGGACAATGCTCTGCTCGACATGTATGCCAAGTGCGGGCACATGGACAGCGCACTGAGGGTGTTTTCCTCCATGAGTGAACGCTCGGTGGTGTCGTGGACAACGATGATCATGGGGTACGCGCAGAACGGGGAGGCTGAGGAGGCTCTTAAAGTTTTCGAAGAGATGAGGACGCGGGGAGAGAGGCCTAATCACATCACCCTCATCTGCGTGCTGTATGCGTGCAGCCAAGGGGGGCTTGTCGACAGAGGGCTCAGCTATTTCTCTTCGATGAGCCGAGAATTCGGCATTGTGCCGAGAGAGGATCACTACGTGTGCGTGGTGAATCTGCTCGGCCGCGTGGGGCGCATCAGGGAAGCGGAGGAGCTTGTCCTCCGCATCCCATTTGAGCCGAGCGCTGTCGTTTGGCAGACATTGCTCGGGGCCTGTCGTCTCCACGGGGACGTAGAGACGGCTAGACGGGCTGCAGAACTAGCACTGGCCGTCGATCGGGATGATCCCTCGACGTATGTGTTGATGTCCAATACTTTTGCTGATTTTGAGGATTGGGGGAGTGCGAGGACATTGAGGGAGTGGTTGGAGAATAGGGATATCAAGAAAATGCCGGGTACAAGTTGGCTTGAGATCAGTAGAGGTTCGAGATAG
- the LOC131019550 gene encoding uncharacterized protein LOC131019550 isoform X2 produces MSGCSTSASTELQDPNHQDAVVDCSNLSKTSDHCALQHGNEVTEGNKLEDGNRNVDVAEEEDEDEDADFNPFLKETNSIEASSSLSSEVEDLDLDVADSRGKHCAPVGNESDEKHRDTGGNVENCDEIVMQTVDSSGKERGKNLDLVYSSTTEKESALVNQSDNGSLFDKENGLASMADIGSATDSRKSMVDIETDGAICMRTRARYSLASFTLDELETFLQETDDEDDLQNVDDEEEYRKFLAAVLRGDCSQNLQENTNADDEDEENDADFELELEEALESEPEEVEERRTTRRNRSQKASLVRSMKLSGQLNRPLRPLLPFASIGSFSAADGKHFTPNISSSYMPPVNSGYTCGFTPHQIGQLHCLIHEHVQLLIQVFSLCVLEPGKSHIASEVKELAVQMLQKRDQALAWRTVPYPSFCFFPPYIHPSVQDGNQNMLPSTDGNNNAQQNFPCGSNRELHPDIFSMSNERRTCLPDEQAGSSRTPEYTSWAPYVCGPVLSVTDVAPLRLVENYIDDVSTAVRAYERYQIERGFETPSQKEPLFPLRNSLCSAESDGQGETDNTLPDSSKAPSPSSRHRMPKKTMATTLLEKAKNQPVAPVPKEIAKLAQRFWPLFNPALYPHKPAPVSLTTRVLFTDAEDELLALGLMEYNTDWKAIQQRFLPCKSRHQIFVRQKNRASSKAPENPIKSVRRIKNSPLTMDEIARVELGLKKFKLDFMSIWRCFLPYRDPSLLPRQWRIASGTQKSYKSDANKKAKRRLYELRRRSSKPSPSSWRSSSEKEGDSSDNAVQETNSGDNHIDKEDEAYVHEAFLADWMPENNASSSFPTCLPSQEGAQAREQKDKPGYRDIRPAICTKSALAVRPSNSEVVMRPYRARRPNNARLVKLAPDLPPVNLPPSVRIMSQSAFKNSQAITSAKDSGNTLRNAGLMAEHRTLHAGSNMHLGVGSGANRNNHVNVTTKSQQRNHSDVATNKHTVERGDSDLQMHPLLFQAPQDCHSPYYPSSASTSSSFTFFPGNQPQLSLSLFHNPRHIRDAVNFLSKSSKPPEKNAATSGVDFHPLLQRSDDVDANSVATHPAGRLPPIAASKPPIRNHLPSTSKASVDGNSSASGTKASSLTRKGNELDLNIHLSFTAKNPENRNTNIHDASRSLAAPVSGIIESESAKDSSKKRDSTPDGISNELHSNETPVATPRTRGSRKVSDDMDVESLPEIVMEQEELSDSEEEFGENVEFECEEMADSEAESTSDSEQVVNMPNELC; encoded by the exons ATGTCGGGGTGTTCTACTTCCGCATCCACTGAACTTCAAGACCCGAATCACCAGGATGCTGTTGTTGATTGCTCCAACTTATCCAAAACCTCTGACCACTGTGCTTTGCAACATGGGAATGAGGTCACTGAAGGGAACAAATTGGAGGATGGTAACCGAAACGTAGATGTGgctgaggaagaagatgaggatgaaGATGCGGATTTCAATCCTTTCCTGAAAGAAACTAATTCAATAGAAGCTTCCTCAAGTTTGAGTTCTGAAGTTGAAGACTTGGACTTGGATGTTGCTGATAGCAGGGGAAAGCATTGTGCACCGGTTGGTAACGAGTCTGATGAAAAACATCGAGATACCGGTGGAAATGTTGAGAACTGTGATGAGATTGTGATGCAAACTGTAGATTCTTCTGGAAAAGAACGTGGAAAAAATTTGGACCTAGTTTATTCTTCGACCACTGAGAAGGAGTCTGCATTGGTAAATCAATCAGATAATGGATCACTATTTGACAAGGAGAATGGACTAGCCAGCATGGCAGATATTGGCAGTGCTACAGATTCCAGGAAATCTATGGTTGATATAGAAACTGATGGTGCCATCTGCATGCGAACTAGGGCTCGTTATTCTCTTGCAAGTTTCACACTTGATGAGCTTGAAACTTTCCTTCAAGAAACTGACGATGAAGATGATCTCCAAAACGTCGATGATGAAGAGGAATATAGAAAATTCTTGGCAGCTGTTTTAAGAGGCGATTGTTCCCAGAATTTGCAAGAGAATACAAATgctgatgatgaagatgaagaaaatgaTGCTGACTTTGAGCTTGAACTTGAAGAGGCACTGGAAAGTGAACCAGAGGAGGTTGAAGAACGAAGAACGACTAGACGGAATAGAAGCCAAAAAGCATCCCTTGTACGCAGCATGAAGCTTTCAGGACAGTTGAATAGACCATTGCGACCACTCTTACCATTTGCGTCAATTGGTTCCTTTTCAGCTGCAGATGGGAAGCACTTTACACCTAACATTTCTTCGTCCTATATGCCTCCTGTAAATAGTGGCTACACCTGCGGATTCACCCCACATCAGATAGGGCAGTTGCATTGTCTTATTCACGAGCATGTACAGCTACTTATTCAGgttttctctctatgtgttctTGAGCCTGGGAAAAGCCATATTGCTTCCGAAGTTAAGGAATTAGCTGTACAGATGCTACAGAAACGTGATCAAGCACTGGCATGGAGAACGGTTCCATATCCGAGCTTTTGCTTCTTTCCCCCATATATCCATCCATCCGTGCAAGATGGGAATCAGAACATGTTGCCATCTACAGATGGCAATAATAATGCGCAGCAGAATTTTCCTTGTGGAAGTAACAGAGAGCTGCACCCTGATATCTTTTCCATGTCCAATGAGAGGCGGACATGTTTACCAGATGAACAGGCAGGCTCTTCTCGGACTCCAGAATACACCTCATGGGCCCCTTATGTTTGTGGTCCAGTGCTGTCTGTCACAGATGTAGCTCCACTTAGACTAGTTGAAAACTATATCGATGATGTTTCTACTG CTGTCCGTGCATACGAACGCTATCAAATTGAGCGTGGTTTTGAGACTCCCAGTCAAAAGGAGCCCTTGTTTCCTCTTCGCAATTCCCTATGTTCCGCTGAATCTGATGGTCAAGGAGAAACGGATAACACTCTCCCAGATTCTAGTAAGGCGCCTTCCCCCTCTTCCAGGCATCGAATGCCCAAGAAGACAATGGCCACAACTCTGCTTGAAAAGGCCAAAAATCAACCAGTTGCTCCAGTTCCCAAGGAAATTGCTAAACTAGCTCAGAGGTTTTGGCCGTTGTTCAATCCTGCCCTTTATCCTCACAAGCCAGCTCCTGTTTCTCTTACTACTCGGGTGCTTTTTACCGATGCAGAGGATGA ATTACTAGCCTTGGGTTTGATGGAATACAATACTGACTGGAAGGCTATACAGCAGCGGTTTCTTCCTTGCAAATCTAGGCATCAG ATTTTCGTGAGGCAAAAGAATCGTGCATCATCAAAAGCGCCAGAAAATCCAATAAAG TCTGTGCGAAGGATAAAAAACTCTCCCCTGACTATGGACGAAATTGCTCGTGTTGAACTG GGGTTAAAAAAGTTTAAACTTGACTTCATGTCCATATGGAGATGCTTCCTTCCTTATAGAGATCCGTCCTTGCTTCCAAGGCAGTGGCGCATTGCTTCTGGCACCCAGAAATCGTATAAATCTGATGCGAACAAGAAAGCAAAGCGGCGTCTGTATGAATTAAGAAGAAGAAGTAGCAAACCTTCTCCCTCAAGTTGGCGTTCGTCATCCGAGAAAGAG GGTGATAGCTCTGATAATGCTGTTCAAGAAACTAACAGTGGAGATAATCACATAGACAAGGAAGATGAAGCATATGTCCATGAGGCATTTTTGGCAGATTGGATGCCAGAGAACAATGCTTCTTCCAGTTTTCCCACTTGCCTGCCATCCCAGGAGGGTGCTCAAGCCAGAGAGCAGAAAGATAAACCTGGTTATCGAGACATCCGACCCGCAATTTGTACCAAGTCCGCACTTGCTGTAAG GCCATCCAATTCTGAAGTAGTTATGCGGCCCTACCGAGCTCGGAGACCAAATAATGCACGGCTAGTCAAATTAGCTCCTGATTTGCCTCCTGTCAATCTGCCTCCATCTGTCCGAATTATGTCACAATCAGCTTTCAAAAATTCCCAAGCAATCACTTCTGCAAAAGATTCAGGCAATACTTTGAGAAATGCTGGTTTGATGGCAGAACATCGAACTTTGCATGCTGGGAGCAATATGCACTTGGGAGTTGGCTCTGGAGCAAACAGGAACAACCATGTTAATGTTACTACGAAAAGTCAGCAGCGAAATCATTCTGATGTCGCAACTAACAAACATACAGTAGAGAGAGGCGACTCAGATCTTCAGATGCATCCTCTACTATTCCAGGCACCTCAGGATTGTCATTCGCCTTACTACCCCAGCAGTGCTAGCACGTCTAGTTCTTTCACTTTCTTTCCAGGAAATCAACCACAACTAAGTCTCAGTCTTTTTCATAATCCCCGGCACATAAGAGACGCTGTGAACTTTCTCAGCAAGTCATCCAAGCCTCCTGAAAAGAATGCTGCAACATCCGGTGTTGATTTTCATCCTCTTCTACAGAGAAGTGATGATGTGGATGCAAATTCAGTAGCTACACATCCTGCTGGCAGGCTTCCTCCCATTGCAGCATCAAAGCCTCCCATTCGAAATCATCTTCCCTCAACAAGTAAGGCATCTGTAGATGGTAATTCAAGTGCTTCAGGTACAAAGGCCAGCAGCCTTACTAGAAAGGGTAATGAACTAGACTTGAATATCCACCTTAGTTTCACAGCCAAGAATCCAGAAAACAGAAATACAAATATACATGATGCTAGCAGATCACTAGCTGCTCCCGTATCTGGCATCATAGAATCAGAAAGTGCAAAAGATTCTAGCAAGAAGAGAGATTCTACTCCAGATGGGATTAGTAATGAGCTGCACTCAAATGAGACTCCAGTGGCTACTCCCAGAACCAGAGGAAGCAGGAAAGTGTCTGACGACATGGATGTTGAGTCCCTCCCCGAAATTGTAATGGAACAGGAAGAGCTGAGTGACTCCGAGGAAGAGTTTGGGGAAAACGTCGAGTTTGAGTGTGAGGAGATGGCCGATTCAGAAGCAGAGAGTACATCTGACTCGGAACAAGTTGTCAACATGCCAAATGAG CTCTGCTAA
- the LOC131019550 gene encoding uncharacterized protein LOC131019550 isoform X1 — translation MSGCSTSASTELQDPNHQDAVVDCSNLSKTSDHCALQHGNEVTEGNKLEDGNRNVDVAEEEDEDEDADFNPFLKETNSIEASSSLSSEVEDLDLDVADSRGKHCAPVGNESDEKHRDTGGNVENCDEIVMQTVDSSGKERGKNLDLVYSSTTEKESALVNQSDNGSLFDKENGLASMADIGSATDSRKSMVDIETDGAICMRTRARYSLASFTLDELETFLQETDDEDDLQNVDDEEEYRKFLAAVLRGDCSQNLQENTNADDEDEENDADFELELEEALESEPEEVEERRTTRRNRSQKASLVRSMKLSGQLNRPLRPLLPFASIGSFSAADGKHFTPNISSSYMPPVNSGYTCGFTPHQIGQLHCLIHEHVQLLIQVFSLCVLEPGKSHIASEVKELAVQMLQKRDQALAWRTVPYPSFCFFPPYIHPSVQDGNQNMLPSTDGNNNAQQNFPCGSNRELHPDIFSMSNERRTCLPDEQAGSSRTPEYTSWAPYVCGPVLSVTDVAPLRLVENYIDDVSTAVRAYERYQIERGFETPSQKEPLFPLRNSLCSAESDGQGETDNTLPDSSKAPSPSSRHRMPKKTMATTLLEKAKNQPVAPVPKEIAKLAQRFWPLFNPALYPHKPAPVSLTTRVLFTDAEDELLALGLMEYNTDWKAIQQRFLPCKSRHQIFVRQKNRASSKAPENPIKSVRRIKNSPLTMDEIARVELGLKKFKLDFMSIWRCFLPYRDPSLLPRQWRIASGTQKSYKSDANKKAKRRLYELRRRSSKPSPSSWRSSSEKEGDSSDNAVQETNSGDNHIDKEDEAYVHEAFLADWMPENNASSSFPTCLPSQEGAQAREQKDKPGYRDIRPAICTKSALAVRPSNSEVVMRPYRARRPNNARLVKLAPDLPPVNLPPSVRIMSQSAFKNSQAITSAKDSGNTLRNAGLMAEHRTLHAGSNMHLGVGSGANRNNHVNVTTKSQQRNHSDVATNKHTVERGDSDLQMHPLLFQAPQDCHSPYYPSSASTSSSFTFFPGNQPQLSLSLFHNPRHIRDAVNFLSKSSKPPEKNAATSGVDFHPLLQRSDDVDANSVATHPAGRLPPIAASKPPIRNHLPSTSKASVDGNSSASGTKASSLTRKGNELDLNIHLSFTAKNPENRNTNIHDASRSLAAPVSGIIESESAKDSSKKRDSTPDGISNELHSNETPVATPRTRGSRKVSDDMDVESLPEIVMEQEELSDSEEEFGENVEFECEEMADSEAESTSDSEQVVNMPNEEVHLDETDADIGDGRVPNSENDFESNPCSTSEGLDRVERELSVSLNLNSCPPVSPYEFGPFGTRGTICDNQFLVDSKASTRTQKRASKHLSGDASSRNPRKRACRSNSSSNTVNIVENSKNVTQDEFG, via the exons ATGTCGGGGTGTTCTACTTCCGCATCCACTGAACTTCAAGACCCGAATCACCAGGATGCTGTTGTTGATTGCTCCAACTTATCCAAAACCTCTGACCACTGTGCTTTGCAACATGGGAATGAGGTCACTGAAGGGAACAAATTGGAGGATGGTAACCGAAACGTAGATGTGgctgaggaagaagatgaggatgaaGATGCGGATTTCAATCCTTTCCTGAAAGAAACTAATTCAATAGAAGCTTCCTCAAGTTTGAGTTCTGAAGTTGAAGACTTGGACTTGGATGTTGCTGATAGCAGGGGAAAGCATTGTGCACCGGTTGGTAACGAGTCTGATGAAAAACATCGAGATACCGGTGGAAATGTTGAGAACTGTGATGAGATTGTGATGCAAACTGTAGATTCTTCTGGAAAAGAACGTGGAAAAAATTTGGACCTAGTTTATTCTTCGACCACTGAGAAGGAGTCTGCATTGGTAAATCAATCAGATAATGGATCACTATTTGACAAGGAGAATGGACTAGCCAGCATGGCAGATATTGGCAGTGCTACAGATTCCAGGAAATCTATGGTTGATATAGAAACTGATGGTGCCATCTGCATGCGAACTAGGGCTCGTTATTCTCTTGCAAGTTTCACACTTGATGAGCTTGAAACTTTCCTTCAAGAAACTGACGATGAAGATGATCTCCAAAACGTCGATGATGAAGAGGAATATAGAAAATTCTTGGCAGCTGTTTTAAGAGGCGATTGTTCCCAGAATTTGCAAGAGAATACAAATgctgatgatgaagatgaagaaaatgaTGCTGACTTTGAGCTTGAACTTGAAGAGGCACTGGAAAGTGAACCAGAGGAGGTTGAAGAACGAAGAACGACTAGACGGAATAGAAGCCAAAAAGCATCCCTTGTACGCAGCATGAAGCTTTCAGGACAGTTGAATAGACCATTGCGACCACTCTTACCATTTGCGTCAATTGGTTCCTTTTCAGCTGCAGATGGGAAGCACTTTACACCTAACATTTCTTCGTCCTATATGCCTCCTGTAAATAGTGGCTACACCTGCGGATTCACCCCACATCAGATAGGGCAGTTGCATTGTCTTATTCACGAGCATGTACAGCTACTTATTCAGgttttctctctatgtgttctTGAGCCTGGGAAAAGCCATATTGCTTCCGAAGTTAAGGAATTAGCTGTACAGATGCTACAGAAACGTGATCAAGCACTGGCATGGAGAACGGTTCCATATCCGAGCTTTTGCTTCTTTCCCCCATATATCCATCCATCCGTGCAAGATGGGAATCAGAACATGTTGCCATCTACAGATGGCAATAATAATGCGCAGCAGAATTTTCCTTGTGGAAGTAACAGAGAGCTGCACCCTGATATCTTTTCCATGTCCAATGAGAGGCGGACATGTTTACCAGATGAACAGGCAGGCTCTTCTCGGACTCCAGAATACACCTCATGGGCCCCTTATGTTTGTGGTCCAGTGCTGTCTGTCACAGATGTAGCTCCACTTAGACTAGTTGAAAACTATATCGATGATGTTTCTACTG CTGTCCGTGCATACGAACGCTATCAAATTGAGCGTGGTTTTGAGACTCCCAGTCAAAAGGAGCCCTTGTTTCCTCTTCGCAATTCCCTATGTTCCGCTGAATCTGATGGTCAAGGAGAAACGGATAACACTCTCCCAGATTCTAGTAAGGCGCCTTCCCCCTCTTCCAGGCATCGAATGCCCAAGAAGACAATGGCCACAACTCTGCTTGAAAAGGCCAAAAATCAACCAGTTGCTCCAGTTCCCAAGGAAATTGCTAAACTAGCTCAGAGGTTTTGGCCGTTGTTCAATCCTGCCCTTTATCCTCACAAGCCAGCTCCTGTTTCTCTTACTACTCGGGTGCTTTTTACCGATGCAGAGGATGA ATTACTAGCCTTGGGTTTGATGGAATACAATACTGACTGGAAGGCTATACAGCAGCGGTTTCTTCCTTGCAAATCTAGGCATCAG ATTTTCGTGAGGCAAAAGAATCGTGCATCATCAAAAGCGCCAGAAAATCCAATAAAG TCTGTGCGAAGGATAAAAAACTCTCCCCTGACTATGGACGAAATTGCTCGTGTTGAACTG GGGTTAAAAAAGTTTAAACTTGACTTCATGTCCATATGGAGATGCTTCCTTCCTTATAGAGATCCGTCCTTGCTTCCAAGGCAGTGGCGCATTGCTTCTGGCACCCAGAAATCGTATAAATCTGATGCGAACAAGAAAGCAAAGCGGCGTCTGTATGAATTAAGAAGAAGAAGTAGCAAACCTTCTCCCTCAAGTTGGCGTTCGTCATCCGAGAAAGAG GGTGATAGCTCTGATAATGCTGTTCAAGAAACTAACAGTGGAGATAATCACATAGACAAGGAAGATGAAGCATATGTCCATGAGGCATTTTTGGCAGATTGGATGCCAGAGAACAATGCTTCTTCCAGTTTTCCCACTTGCCTGCCATCCCAGGAGGGTGCTCAAGCCAGAGAGCAGAAAGATAAACCTGGTTATCGAGACATCCGACCCGCAATTTGTACCAAGTCCGCACTTGCTGTAAG GCCATCCAATTCTGAAGTAGTTATGCGGCCCTACCGAGCTCGGAGACCAAATAATGCACGGCTAGTCAAATTAGCTCCTGATTTGCCTCCTGTCAATCTGCCTCCATCTGTCCGAATTATGTCACAATCAGCTTTCAAAAATTCCCAAGCAATCACTTCTGCAAAAGATTCAGGCAATACTTTGAGAAATGCTGGTTTGATGGCAGAACATCGAACTTTGCATGCTGGGAGCAATATGCACTTGGGAGTTGGCTCTGGAGCAAACAGGAACAACCATGTTAATGTTACTACGAAAAGTCAGCAGCGAAATCATTCTGATGTCGCAACTAACAAACATACAGTAGAGAGAGGCGACTCAGATCTTCAGATGCATCCTCTACTATTCCAGGCACCTCAGGATTGTCATTCGCCTTACTACCCCAGCAGTGCTAGCACGTCTAGTTCTTTCACTTTCTTTCCAGGAAATCAACCACAACTAAGTCTCAGTCTTTTTCATAATCCCCGGCACATAAGAGACGCTGTGAACTTTCTCAGCAAGTCATCCAAGCCTCCTGAAAAGAATGCTGCAACATCCGGTGTTGATTTTCATCCTCTTCTACAGAGAAGTGATGATGTGGATGCAAATTCAGTAGCTACACATCCTGCTGGCAGGCTTCCTCCCATTGCAGCATCAAAGCCTCCCATTCGAAATCATCTTCCCTCAACAAGTAAGGCATCTGTAGATGGTAATTCAAGTGCTTCAGGTACAAAGGCCAGCAGCCTTACTAGAAAGGGTAATGAACTAGACTTGAATATCCACCTTAGTTTCACAGCCAAGAATCCAGAAAACAGAAATACAAATATACATGATGCTAGCAGATCACTAGCTGCTCCCGTATCTGGCATCATAGAATCAGAAAGTGCAAAAGATTCTAGCAAGAAGAGAGATTCTACTCCAGATGGGATTAGTAATGAGCTGCACTCAAATGAGACTCCAGTGGCTACTCCCAGAACCAGAGGAAGCAGGAAAGTGTCTGACGACATGGATGTTGAGTCCCTCCCCGAAATTGTAATGGAACAGGAAGAGCTGAGTGACTCCGAGGAAGAGTTTGGGGAAAACGTCGAGTTTGAGTGTGAGGAGATGGCCGATTCAGAAGCAGAGAGTACATCTGACTCGGAACAAGTTGTCAACATGCCAAATGAG GAAGTACACCTGGATGAAACAGATGCAGATATTGGCGATGGACGGGTGCCAAATTCCGAGAATGATTTTGAAAGCAACCCTTGCAGCACATCAGAAGGATTGGATAGGGTAGAGAGGGAGCTTAGTGTCTCTCTGAATCTGAATTCCTGCCCTCCAGTTTCTCCATATGAATTTGGACCATTTGGTACGAGAGGAACAATTTGTGATAATCAATTTCTCGTTGATTCAAAAGCCTCCACCAGAACGCAGAAACGCGCTTCTAAGCATCTCAGTGGCGACGCTTCATCAAGAAATCCCAGAAAACGTGCCTGCAGATCCAATTCTAGTTCAAACACCGTTAATATTGTAGAAAACTCAAAGAATGTTACCCAAGATGAATTTGGTTGA